Sequence from the Pantanalinema sp. genome:
CTCATAATCCCTTGGTTCAGGGTTCGAATCCCTGTGCCTCCACTCTTGTGCGAATGATGGGCGCCGTGGCTCCCCGCGACATGGAGCGGGCTACCATGGGGCAAGGACGGTCATCTCATGGCCCTTATCAAGCCCTTGTGCCTCGAAGAGGGCGATGCGATCGGGATCGTCTCCCCTTCGTCGCCCGTGGCGGCCTTCTGCCCCAGACGCTTCGAGCGCGGAGTGCAGGCCTTGACGTCGCTGGGCTTCAAGGTCGTCGTCGCCGATAATGCCCGGGAGCGGTACGGCCACACGGCGGGAACGGTGGAGCAGCGGGTGAACGACCTGCATGCCATGTTCCGGGATCCCGCGATCAAGGCCGTCATCGCGACGATCGGCGGCTTCAACTCGAACCAGCTTCTCGACCGGCTCGACTACGATCTCATCCGTACCCACCCGAAGATCCTCGTGGGCTACAGCGACATCACGGCCCTCCTCGTGGGCATCCATCGAATGACCGGTCTTATCACCTTCCTGGGGCCCGCGATCATGCCCCAGTTCGGTGAGAGCGGAGGCCTCCATCCCTACACGGAGCGATGGTTCCGGGCCGTCCTCCTGGGCGCCCCCGGTCGTGCCGAGGTCGCACCGTCCCTGCTGAGCATTCACGAGCGTCT
This genomic interval carries:
- a CDS encoding S66 peptidase family protein, whose amino-acid sequence is MALIKPLCLEEGDAIGIVSPSSPVAAFCPRRFERGVQALTSLGFKVVVADNARERYGHTAGTVEQRVNDLHAMFRDPAIKAVIATIGGFNSNQLLDRLDYDLIRTHPKILVGYSDITALLVGIHRMTGLITFLGPAIMPQFGESGGLHPYTERWFRAVLLGAPGRAEVAPSLLSIHERLAWDTEDDRPRRAKRHAGPRVLKSGIAEGPIVAGNLGTMLALAGSPYFPDLEGAILCVEEDETESPATVDRFFTQLRLMGAFERIAALVVGRFHPQVGFTAADSLETLVLSVTQGFDLPVAIDFDFGHTDPMITLPQGIRARVDFTTGSRLELLEQGVEKSPLTIAP